The Papaver somniferum cultivar HN1 chromosome 3, ASM357369v1, whole genome shotgun sequence genome includes a region encoding these proteins:
- the LOC113356325 gene encoding CBL-interacting protein kinase 5-like, protein MLIACFTDYSCDKLQQKLFLNLFTHILLYISNFFSLLTDLGFLLIKIHSLSLQKDLDYSYRSSSWVYSVFDIDFERGRAQSEAMEKQPIILLDKYELGQLLGQGTFAKVYHGRNIKTGQSVAIKMIHKEKVMRIGMMDQIKREISVMKRIKHPNVVELYEVMASKTKIYFVMEYIKGGELFNKVAKGKLSEEVARKYFQQLIGAIDFCHSRGVYHRDLKPENLLVDEDGNLKVSDFGLSALSESRKQDGLLHTTCGTPAYVAPEVICRKGYDGAKADLWSCGVVLYVLIAGYLPFHHSNIMEMYRKIRRAEFKFPSWFSVDVRKVLLRILDPKPNHRITVEKLMVHPWFTQGLKLVEYIEPQEEETEVELGDVQAAFATTTEDVHPEINKDNIPEMKTEDNPETRMVVHSVKPTSLNAFDIISLSQGFNLSGMFQKENEQKSEVRFTIARSPNTIVAKLENAAKMESFEVTKKNGLLSFLGSKEGRKGHLSIDAEIFEVTPSFHMIEMKKRAGDTLEYQKFYNDDLRPSLKDIIWTWEGKAQQKQLTP, encoded by the coding sequence ATGTTAATCGCTTGTTTTACTGACTATAGCTGTGATAAATTACAGCAAAAGCTCTTTCTCAATCTATTCACACACATTTTACTATACATATCCAATTTCTTCTCCTTATTAACAGATCTTGgctttctattaattaaaatccaTAGCCTTTCTTTACAGAAAGATTTAGACTACTCGTATAGGTCGTCTTCTTGGGTTTATTCTGTCTTTGACATAGATTTCGAACGAGGACGAGCACAATCAGAAGCCATGGAGAAGCAACCGATCATTTTGCTGGACAAGTACGAGCTCGGACAGCTTCTTGGCCAAGGGACGTTCGCAAAGGTCTACCATGGAAGAAACATAAAAACAGGCCAATCTGTTGCAATCAAGATGATACACAAAGAGAAGGTTATGAGGATAGGAATGATGGACCAAATCAAACGGGAGATATCTGTAATGAAACGTATTAAACATCCTAATGTCGTCGAGCTTTACGAAGTCATGGCCAGCAAAACAAAGATATATTTCGTCATGGAATATATCAAAGGTGGAGAACTTTTCAACAAGGTGGCAAAAGGTAAACTCAGTGAAGAAGTCGCTCGAAAATATTTTCAACAGCTGATTGGTGCCATTGATTTTTGTCATAGCCGAGGAGTTTACCACCGGGATCTTAAACCTGAGAATCTCCTCGTTGATGAGGACGGTAATCTAAAGGTTTCAGATTTTGGGTTAAGTGCGTTATCGGAATCACGGAAACAAGATGGTCTTCTCCACACCACATGTGGAACTCCTGCTTATGTTGCACCTGAAGTCATTTGCAGGAAAGGTTACGACGGAGCAAAAGCTGATTTATGGTCTTGTGGGGTTGTTCTCTACGTTCTTATCGCTGGTTATCTCCCTTTTCATCACTCTAATATAATGGAGATGTACAGGAAGATCCGGAGAGCTGAATTTAAGTTCCCATCATGGTTCTCAGTTGACGTCCGAAAGGTTTTGCTGAGAATTCTTGATCCAAAGCCGAATCATCGAATCACAGTTGAAAAGCTCATGGTGCACCCTTGGTTTACACAGGGACTCAAACTAGTTGAGTATATCGAACCGCAAGAAGAAGAAACCGAGGTGGAGTTGGGAGACGTCCAAGCTGCATTTGCAACAACTACAGAAGATGTTCATCCCGAGATAAATAAGGACAATATTCCTGAGATGAAGACAGAAGATAATCCTGAGACAAGGATGGTGGTGCATTCTGTGAAACCTACTTCCTTAAATGCATTCGACATTATATCTTTGTCTCAAGGATTCAATCTATCAGGTATGTTTCAGAAAGAAAATGAGCAAAAATCAGAAGTAAGGTTTACCATAGCAAGATCACCCAACACAATTGTAGCAAAACTAGAAAATGCTGCAAAGATGGAGAGCTTTGAAGTGACAAAGAAAAACGGGTTATTATCATTTctaggaagcaaagaaggaagaaaggGTCACCTGTCCATAGATGCAGAGATCTTCGAGGTTACACCTTCGTTTCATATGATAGAGATGAAAAAAAGGGCTGGAGATACACTGGAATATCAGAAGTTCTATAACGATGATCTGAGACCTTCCCTAAAAGACATTATATGGACTTGGGAAGGTAAAGCACAACAAAAACAGTTAACACCATGA
- the LOC113356326 gene encoding uncharacterized protein LOC113356326 produces the protein MRLIHKGSEPGISTSQIDTVKNSDELSEGRKVFYSGEVDLLEKWGPHRVLIRELAGTKVMLEKQWWLQCGKGRAPLVDLESRACGIGMVGIKEMIIKYKCITINELLESNLNSTKQLTQRTIMLHQ, from the exons ATGCGCCTGATCCATAAAGGGTCAGAACCCGGCATCTCTACTTCTCAGATCGACACTGTAAAAAACTCTGATGAGCTTTCAGAAGGAAGGAAGGTGTTTTACTCGGGGGAAGTTGACCTACTTGAAAAGTGGGGCCCGCATCGTGTTCTGATAAGGGAACTGGCAG GTACGAAGGTGATGTTGGAGAAGCAGTGGTGGTTACAATGCGGTAAAGGAAGGGCACCTCTAGTGGATTTAGAGTCGCGGGCTTGTGGCATTGGAATGGTGGGTATCAAGGAAATGATTATTAAGTATAAGTGTATAACGATTAACGAACTACTTGAATCAAACTTAAATAGTACCAAACAACTGACCCAACGAACTATCATGTTGCATCAATAA